One Pygocentrus nattereri isolate fPygNat1 chromosome 23, fPygNat1.pri, whole genome shotgun sequence genomic window carries:
- the june gene encoding junE proto-oncogene, AP-1 transcription factor subunit, which produces MTGKMETPFYHDDTPSVPNFGQIPDYDRYQSHKMMSKKNMAVHNFPGAVGSASGLKLLPGQAGSNGNINPNSLGINSNPNSSLMASSDMNLLKLSSPDLEHLIIQSNQGLVTTSPAPSSAGNAFMYRNQATNEQEGFADGFVKALADLHKQNQLVGAPMSPSSSIQGQYQRSLMSSGEMPIYTNLSSYNPNQLSSYPGGQIPYSASAHAAAHSSQGQGHHPHGRGLDAPQTVPEVPHPPGGDPTSSPPSLSPIDLETQERIKAERKKLRNRIAASKCRKRKLERISRLEEKVKVLKAQNSDLASTASILREQVAQLKQKVMNHVTNGCQIAVSSATMAKSGESTSC; this is translated from the coding sequence ATGACGGGTAAGATGGAAACACCCTTCTATCACGATGACACGCCAAGCGTTCCAAACTTTGGACAGATTCCAGATTACGATCGATATCAAAGCCACAAGATGATGAGCAAGAAGAACATGGCTGTGCATAACTTCCCTGGCGCAGTGGGAAGCGCCTCCGGCCTCAAGCTGCTGCCGGGCCAGGCCGGGAGCAACGGCAACATCAACCCCAACAGCCTGGGCATTAACAGCAACCCCAACAGCTCTCTGATGGCCTCGTCCGACATGAACCTCCTGAAGCTCTCCTCTCCTGATCTGGAGCACCTGATCATCCAGTCTAACCAGGGGCTGGTTACGACAAGCCCTGCTCCTAGTTCTGCTGGCAACGCTTTCATGTACAGGAACCAGGCCACGAACGAACAGGAAGGCTTTGCGGACGGCTTCGTCAAGGCTCTAGCGGATCTTCACAAGCAGAACCAGCTGGTTGGAGCCCCCATGTCCCCTTCCTCCTCCATCCAGGGCCAATACCAGAGGAGCCTCATGTCGAGCGGGGAGATGCCCATATACACCAACCTAAGCAGCTACAACCCTAACCAGCTCTCGTCCTACCCTGGAGGGCAGATTCCCTACAGCGCCTCCGCCCATGCCGCGGCCCACTCCAGCCAGGGTCAGGGTCACCACCCCCACGGCCGCGGTCTAGACGCTCCTCAGACCGTCCCGGAAGTTCCTCACCCGCCCGGCGGAGATCCCACCAGCTCCCCGCCGTCCCTGTCGCCCATCGACCTGGAGACCCAGGAGAGGATCAAGGCCGAGCGGAAGAAGCTGAGGAACCGCATCGCGGCCTCCAAGTGCCGCAAGAGGAAGCTGGAGCGGATCTCGCGGCTGGAGGAGAAGGTGAAGGTGCTGAAGGCGCAGAACTCGGACCTGGCGTCCACGGCCAGCATCCTGCGGGAGCAGGTGGCGCAGCTCAAACAGAAAGTCATGAATCATGTGACCAATGGCTGCCAGATAGCAGTCAGCTCAGCCACCATGGCCAAAAGTGGGGAGAGCACCAGCTGCTGA